A region of the Montipora foliosa isolate CH-2021 chromosome 8, ASM3666993v2, whole genome shotgun sequence genome:
ATGAAGAAGGCGAACAAAGTCCTCTATGGCCGAACCCACGGTTAACTGGGAGATCCCACGCTGTGCATGGTCATTGGTCCCGATTTGGAGAAATACAATGTCTGGCCGAAAACGAAGTACTTCGCCTAGATCAAAATGGCGAACCTTAGCAATAGTTCGACCTCCCACGCCATGCCATTGAACTGCTACCGAGCCGGTAAGGTTCAGGATGGTAATCCGGGCGTTTttaactgtaaaatcccgaagACGGCGAATAAATGAATGCCCCAAGATGAGAACCCGTGGTTGGCCCATAGAGATAGAAAACTAAAGTAAAATAACTTgcctgaaaatattgaagagaAATTTGCTTGTCGCACACTAGTGTGCAGGGCAGGGAGAGGGTGGAGTTATTTGCGCAACCGCTTATGCTTAGCAGAGTTTTATTGGATCTTGTGGAAGCGTTGAACTTTACACTTGAACTTGATCTGAATTAAATTGAACTTGATCTGAACTGAACGAATTTCCGGAACTACTAAAATCTCCAACAACAAATACTAACAACAAATGCTAACAACAACGGTTCTTAAATAGGTTTTAACTATGTGGTCTAGAATATTCCTTGTGTCTATTTTAAGCAAATTAATCATGGCATTACTAATACTTATTTTTAGGATTCTAGAACTTTCCATGATCTGTCACTTATAAATATACATCAGCACAATCTAGAACTttccaggaaaacaacaataatCATGTAACGTTTTATAGAACATTCCAGAACTCTTCAGATTATTTCTCCCCTTCCAAAATGGCCTATAAGGTCATTTTCCTAACTGCACAATAGTATTAATTTCCGAAACTGATCTTTGTAAACAGACAATAGAAATGTTGATGAATGCTCGAAGCGACATTTCTGCTCTCACTGCAGGGAGTGGAGCCATAATGTGCGAAGCGGGCTGAACTTTTCTTCTTCGGCAAACCATGCATGCTCTTTCGCAATCACGAATCTCTTCTCGAGCTCCAGGAATCCAAAACCTAGCAGATAACATTGCTAAAACCGGATTTGTCCCTGAATGATTGCTGTCTTTATGTAGGCGTTCAACGATTAGTCTCGTTACTTGATGCTTTCTTGGAAGGATAATAGGGTGTCGAGCTTCCCAGGAAATATGTTCTGCCAATCGCAAACGGCTGTTTCCATGTAATAGTCCATCACTTCCTAAAATGGGAGAGATTGGTAAAATCTTTGATCGTGTAGGTAAAGTTTCTCCTTTGCGAGCTCGTGAGAACTCCTCAGGGTAGGACTCTTGTTGTACTTGACGAAGAACCATAACCTCAACATCATTGATCTCCTCTACTGTTAAGGGGCCTTGAAGTTTTGCCACCTTTGAGCCGTTTTGAACAAAACGAACAACGTAGGCCAAAACACGAAGAAATTTAAACCAGTCTGAGAATCGCCCTGGATCAAGTCTTGTGTCTTTCCACTTCAATTTGGGCATGGCTACTTCTCTTTCAGAAGAGTTAAGAAGTGTGACCCTGAACTTTAGTTTCTTCTCCACGTCATCTGAACAGAGACTGGGCAGGGGCACTTGGGGCcacatttgctctggctgactCAAATACTCAGGACCATTCCACCAGGTCTGGTCGTTGACCAATGAATCTGCTGGCATCCCCCTACTCAATTTGTCGGCACGATTAACTTTGGTTGGTGCATAGCGCCACTGCGCAGGATCAGTTTTGGTCTGTATTTCCCCAACCCTGTTTGAGACAAATGGCTTGAACTGACGGGAATGTCCACATACCCAATGCAAAACATCCAGACTGTCAGACCAGAAGACCCACTTATCCTTTGGAAGACTGAGCGTCTGCCCCACTGTTTCGGCGATTCGTAAGCCAACAATAGCTGCCATCAGTTCCAGTCGGGGAACACTAATGGATTTCAGCGGTGTAACCTTTGCCTTTGACATCACAAAACGAACTGTTGTACTTCCTGACTGATACTCGTGTCTCAGGTAAGCTACTGCACCATATGCCTCCTGTGATGCATCTGTAAATATATGCAGTTGTGAATCTATGACTTGTTCAGACTTCTTCAGAGATCTTGGTACCTTGACCCCAGACAAATCTGGAAGCTCTCTAAACCATGTCGATGCTGCCTTGGCAAGATCAACTGGTAGCTTTTGATCCCAGGTTAGGCCAGCAGTCCACATTGCTTGCAATATCATGCGAGCTCTGATGGTAAATGGCGATACTAGTCCCAAGGGGTCAAAAAATGTTGATGTCCGACTCAAAAAGCTTCTCTTTGTCCAGTTAAAGCCATCTGGTGATGGGTGCACCACAAAAGTAAACTGATCTGAGTTTGACTCCCAGGAAATCCCTAGAGTTTTAATGACTGGCAAGACTTGTGCTTCAAGATCCAAATTTGCGACACAATGATCCTTTGGTATCACTTTCAGAACCTCTTCACTGTTAGAGAGCCATTTCTTTGGTGTCATACCAGCTCGCTTCCAAAGCGTAGTGAGATCATTGTGCAGCCTGATAGCTTCTTCAACTGTCTCCACAGAATCTAGGCTGTCGTCCACGTAGGTACTTTCGCATACAGTTTCTGCTGCTCTGGGGAATTCATCGGAGTTTAACTTGGCATTGTGCTGAGCCACCAATTGAGCCAGATAAGGCGATGCATTGACTCCGAACACGACTCGAGTAAACTCGTACACTTTGGGTGGATCATTCTTGTTCATGTCTCGCCACAGAAATCTATGAACTGATCTGTCAGCTGGCTGCAGATGTACTTGAAGATACATCTCTGTAATGTCGCATACTAGAGCTATTGGTGATCGTCTAAACCTGACTAGAACATTGATGAGCTCATTTTGCAATTTGGGCCCTTGGTGGAGAACATCATTTAGTGACACCCCTTTATACTTGGCCGATGCGTCGAATACAGGTCTCACTTTGCTTGTACTCTTGTCTTGTCTGACAACAGGAAAGTGGGGAAGGTACCAGACCTTAGTTACTTGTTCCTTCTCAGACTGAACTTCACAAATGTATCCCTTTCTCTCATATCCATTGATTACCTCTTGATAAGCTGCTGCTATCTCAGGCTGCTTTGCCAATTTACGCTCTGTACTCTCTAAACGAGTTAAAGCCATGGTGTAGTTGTCTTCAAGGGATGGGGCAACAGATTTCCAGGGCAGTCCCACCACGTATCCTTCGGAAGTTTGTTTGAGGGTGGCCAGAACAGTTTTCTCAGCTTCTTTGTCTTGAGGACGAACCAGTGAACATGATTGAGGTTCCTCAATCTCCCACATCTGCTTAATCAAAGCGTCCAGTTTTCTTTCCTCCCCAATGAAGAATGACATGTGATTAACTTCATTTTCTGAATTTTCCTGGAATAAGCCAATACTTGTCCATCCAAGAGGAGTTAACCTTGCGATGGGTTCACCAGGGTTGCCTTTAACTTCCTTTAATGAGCAATGTAGGTCTGACAGGTCCAACCCTATTAACATGTCAATAATGGGACGTCTGCCCAGTGATGGAAACCTTATTCCTTTCAGATGCGACCAGTTCTTCTTTTCCACCGCCCAGTTTATGGCGCGCATATTACCAGTAACGCGTTTTGTTGTCTGGGCTGCAACCTCTTTTTTCACACGACCATCGCAGCTCTCTAGCTCAAATTTAACTGATCGGCTTCTAAGCTGGGCTGTGGTGTCATTCAGGAGTTGGACATTCAATGAAACTGGCTCACCTTCCAACCCTAGGGAATCTGCAACATCCTCATTTACATAAGTTCTAGTACTTCCATCATCCAGCAAAGCATTAACGCGCATTGACTTACTTCCATTCTTCAGAATGACTGGGACGGTCCTCAATGGGAGATATTCTGTGCTTTTAGAGAGCGAAGCCACAAATGTTTCTGCTCCAGGCTCCCCTTCCATGGAATTACTTGTGAGCGCGGGTTTGCCACTGAAATCTCCCGAATAAAGAAAACATAGCTTATGCACTGGGTATAAATGGAATCGATGGAGTCACAAAGTTAACATATCATCAATTACACGCAACTGTGACATCGACTGCTGTGGCCAAGATGCCTTGATAACAGGAGGGTTCAAAATGATCCGAACGTATGTGACCTCTCACGCGAAAACGTTCCTTGCGGTATCCGTGCAAACGGCAAAACGCGCGGCAAGTGGACAGATAAAAACGGGTAGGAAAGTCGTTCTCACGGGTGGCATGAACGATCGAACGACCAGAGAAAATTTTGCACGGATGAACCGCACGACTGAACGACTGAAGAAAACTTAAAAACGGTAAGGTTGCACGACGGAACAGCCGAGCAACTTTTGGCGATGAATGAGGTTAAACGGCATTGAACATTACGAACGACACACCGGGTTATTGAAATAACAATCGAAAACATTGCAGGACGCACAATTAACAACAATAAGATGAATTGGTTAATCTTCTGTGTGAAATCCGAATGGAAAAATAAGGAATATGGCTAATATTACGTTGTAAATCATGAATCTCTTTTGATTGAAGAAAAGGAAGTGTTTCCTTCGGGGAAAAACAACAGGTGAAAACCAGACTTTCCTCTGTGTTACACGTTAACTCGCGGTTACTATCACTGTGGTTACTCGGACGATGCATATCGCAATACAGTACTTAGACATCTTCGTCATAATAGAAACATTGCCGTTTGCAGATAGTGATAATTTTCCACTACATTTATTTTCAGTACTAAAAGAGACAATATTTGTGAAGACATCTTGAACAGATCATTATTAATTTCAATAAGCTTACATCCACAGAATGAGTTGTAAGAAAATTGCAACCATGTATTGCAACCTGAAACTTGCCGTAAATGTTCCTTATAAAGCCCTTTTGTCTCAATATTACGTTGTTACACcattttatataaaatattGCGCGGCGATTTAGATAGAGATCTTTATAAGACATTTATTTATCGGCCCGAGTGCGTAGTAGTTCATCAAATTTTGTCCAGTCCAGCGGATCACGACAATCGCGAAACCAACATCCCATGACTCCTGACTCCCGAcagaaatttgcataaaatgGTAGAAAGTCCTCGTAAGGATTGGTACTGTTTACTTCGATAGGCTGAAAACAGGAAATTTGAAACAGTTAGACTGTCCTCCATTTTTCGTTGTATTGGAACATTTTGACATTTTGGCGCTGAGGAAATTCATGTGTAAACTGAACTCACACAAATGCAAACACAAGCTATACCAACCTTTTTGGAACACACCACCTTCTTTTTCGGAGTTTCGATAAGCTTTGTGGCCGCATATAAATTATTGGAACATACACGCGGAATCCGGCAGTTCTGTTCCAGTTCAGTTAGATAAGCCCAGATCCCAAAAATGCTAATTCTTCAAGGTACGGCAGTTCTCGAAAATCACAAATATCTTGGCGGGCAGAAATTTAGAGATTTTGCTGCTAGATTCGGCATGTCCAGAGGATAAAACAATCTCTCCCCTGTGATAAAGTAGGCAGGGAAAGGACAAATAACAAATCTCAGACAAAGAAGGATTTGAGGTTAAGGTTTACAGTATTTGGTTTCTTTTAATAACTTATGGGAATTTTATGAATAACATAAAACATGCATAGCAGATAGGGGTCACACATGGTCACGCATGACTTGGTTGAGTCGTGCGGACAGTGTTGGGCTGCATACTGTCAACTATTCCACCGTTTTTGGGAAAGTTTTTGTGTTAAACTCGAGTCTCTTTTAAAAAGCATATCGATCATCGAAATGTTGACAACAAAGGCAGAAAGACTCTGAAAAAAGCACCATGTCATTAGGGCCTCGGCAACTGTAATGTTAACACTCTAAGGAGTTTAGAAAGCTCACCCGCTCTGAAAAGGTCGAGTTATTCAATCGGCTCAAAAATTTTCCTGCGTACTTCTGCCGATGTTTATATGAGCCGTGCTCACGGGTGGCGAGTATTTTTAAACGGATACCCAAGTGTTTGAATGCCTGACTTTTATTTTTGCACGGGAAGTTGAGTCAAGTAAACGACATGCCGTTCTTACGGCTTACGTAGAGCTTTGAACGACTACCGGTGAAAAACGACTTACCGTAAGGAATGATTTCGCGTGAGAGGTCATTTTAAACAAGGAAGCGCTGAAAACTTATAACTCTTTTGGTGTCTGAGAGTTCTATTAGAACAGCCCACAATAGCgcactgaaccatttttcaagtttcctgcGTTCAAGTAAGTGTGTGCAATGACGTCACCCTTAGCGTCCAAGCCTGCTATCATACAggcaaaatggcggacttccaTCGAGCGATCAATACGGATCTTTctggtctcataaaatgtcAAAATGTAAGGAACCCCTCAAATACTCGAATATTTCCTTTAACTAAATCAGGCACTACAAATTTggtgaaggaaaaaatactcCATTTTTATCTTGAGTTCTCCTTTATGTTTACaatggaaacagaaacagatGGCAAATTGCCTTTTTTAGATGTATTATTATCCAAACAGAGATCATGTAACAATAAATGTTCTTGTAtcacttttttctttgaaaaaagacTTACACCGGTCTACTTACaaattttttcagttttactccctttcagtacaaattagggttaattaaaactCTCATCGACAGggcatatacatgtaaaattaaCAATACTACCCAGGGTTTTCAAAATGATATCAATACTCCAACTACTATTTTGAAACGTAATATGTTTCCCAGTTGGTTAATTGACAAGTCCATTCAAGGTTATCTTAGAAATGTTACTACAAAAGTAGCCCCTAAAAATGATGTATCCAACCGTCATTTTTACAAACTACAGTACCGTGCAAATGTAAGTTGACAGGCCCTCAAAGCTCGAGGCTCGATCTCCGAAACTCAATTCTCGAAGTTCGAGTCGAGTTTCGAGACGTTTGAGGGCTTTCGAGAAGTTTTCGAGACAATTTTAGAGACTCTCGAGTGGAGAAAACAAAGGAGTTTTCACGTGATTAATTTTTCATACATCTCTTCCTGTCTATTTTACAtggcttttattttatcttactgTTGGTTTCCATCATTTTTCGTGTTCCTCAGAAACTCTGGCAAGGCATGTAGGTGTCTCCATTGAATTATTTTGCGTACTTTTGAAATAAAAACCAAGTGCTTCCCCAGCGTTGTAAGTCTCGTGATATCATCGATTGGCCGCTTTGTGCCCCCATTGTTGATTTTaacttgaatatttaattaCCC
Encoded here:
- the LOC137968672 gene encoding uncharacterized protein, which produces MALTRLESTERKLAKQPEIAAAYQEVINGYERKGYICEVQSEKEQVTKVWYLPHFPVVRQDKSTSKVRPVFDASAKYKGVSLNDVLHQGPKLQNELINVLVRFRRSPIALVCDITEMYLQVHLQPADRSVHRFLWRDMNKNDPPKVYEFTRVVFGVNASPYLAQLVAQHNAKLNSDEFPRAAETVCESTYVDDSLDSVETVEEAIRLHNDLTTLWKRAGMTPKKWLSNSEEVLKVIPKDHCVANLDLEAQVLPVIKTLGISWESNSDQFTFVVHPSPDGFNWTKRSFLSRTSTFFDPLGLVSPFTIRARMILQAMWTAGLTWDQKLPVDLAKAASTWFRELPDLSGVKVPRSLKKSEQVIDSQLHIFTDASQEAYGAVAYLRHEYQSGSTTVRFVMSKAKVTPLKSISVPRLELMAAIVGLRIAETVGQTLSLPKDKWVFWSDSLDVLHWVCGHSRQFKPFVSNRVGEIQTKTDPAQWRYAPTKVNRADKLSRGMPADSLVNDQTWWNGPEYLSQPEQMWPQVPLPSLCSDDVEKKLKFRVTLLNSSEREVAMPKLKWKDTRLDPGRFSDWFKFLRVLAYVVRFVQNGSKVAKLQGPLTVEEINDVEVMVLRQVQQESYPEEFSRARKGETLPTRSKILPISPILGSDGLLHGNSRLRLAEHISWEARHPIILPRKHQVTRLIVERLHKDSNHSGTNPVLAMLSARFWIPGAREEIRDCERACMVCRRRKVQPASHIMAPLPAVRAEMSLRAFINISIVCLQRSVSEINTIVQLGK